The following are encoded together in the Acidimicrobiia bacterium genome:
- a CDS encoding DUF885 domain-containing protein, with protein MDTITALADEFHAFHLQSDRMGALWKGNLDTLELWEDFTPDGVEHRRSELRRFASTAGAATVEIGPHPTLDLIAFAAGSTDEQLEWYHDLQLFNSNMGFHPMLLTFGPRFPLTTAEHGERYLVRMANLPDTLTEFAARIVSAVARGRVANRTIGEQTLAGLDRHLGAPTDPLLAQPAPTEMTATEAARWRDRLAAILTDQVRPALSDLRKVVHDVALPAARPDSQPGLVYLDGGAESYERLVWANVTRAVPSRRVHDIGRQQVEKLEDEYPQIAGPLLGTTNVAEIYDRLRSDPALHYSDAATLVADATRALARAAAAMGDWFGVLPKAPCVAKSIEQGPLAFYSQPAIDGSKPGTFFFNTADPSMWGTFQVEATTYHEGIPGHHLQVALALENEDLHPIHHEPLSVAYLEGWALYTERVADEMGLYSSDLDRVGMLAADSMRACRLVVDTGLHALGWSREQAIRYMLDHSPMTRTQVEGEIDRYVGVPGQALGYMMGRLEIEEIRSNAEARLADRFDIKDFHDVVLGHGDVPMETLARMVDEWIDMAIGHRP; from the coding sequence ATGGACACCATCACCGCCCTCGCCGACGAGTTCCACGCGTTCCATCTGCAATCCGACCGAATGGGTGCGCTCTGGAAGGGCAACCTCGACACCCTCGAACTCTGGGAGGACTTCACGCCGGATGGCGTCGAACATCGACGGTCGGAGCTACGGCGTTTCGCTTCCACGGCAGGAGCAGCCACAGTCGAGATCGGACCCCATCCAACGCTCGACCTGATCGCCTTTGCTGCGGGGTCGACCGACGAGCAACTCGAGTGGTATCACGATCTCCAGCTCTTCAACTCGAATATGGGTTTCCATCCGATGCTTCTGACCTTCGGTCCGCGGTTTCCGTTGACGACGGCCGAGCACGGCGAGCGCTATCTGGTGAGAATGGCCAATCTCCCGGACACTCTCACGGAATTCGCGGCCCGGATTGTGTCGGCCGTTGCAAGGGGCCGGGTCGCCAACCGCACCATCGGTGAGCAGACACTGGCCGGCCTCGATCGCCATCTCGGGGCACCGACCGATCCGCTCCTCGCCCAACCTGCACCAACCGAGATGACCGCAACCGAAGCTGCACGCTGGAGGGACCGGCTGGCCGCCATCCTCACCGATCAGGTCCGACCGGCGTTGTCCGATCTTCGGAAGGTGGTCCACGACGTGGCCCTTCCGGCGGCGCGCCCCGATAGTCAACCCGGTCTCGTGTATCTGGACGGCGGGGCCGAGAGCTATGAGCGTTTGGTGTGGGCGAATGTCACGAGAGCGGTGCCGTCTCGCCGGGTCCACGACATCGGCCGGCAGCAAGTGGAGAAACTCGAAGACGAATACCCGCAGATTGCCGGCCCGCTCCTCGGCACAACGAACGTCGCCGAGATATACGATCGGCTTCGCAGCGATCCCGCTCTTCACTACTCCGATGCCGCGACCCTCGTGGCAGATGCCACCCGTGCGCTCGCCAGGGCCGCGGCGGCCATGGGCGACTGGTTCGGCGTCCTGCCGAAAGCGCCGTGTGTTGCCAAATCGATCGAGCAGGGGCCCCTTGCGTTCTATTCGCAACCCGCTATAGACGGTTCCAAGCCCGGGACGTTCTTCTTCAACACCGCCGACCCGTCGATGTGGGGAACCTTCCAGGTCGAAGCAACGACATATCACGAAGGGATTCCAGGCCACCACCTGCAGGTAGCCCTGGCGCTCGAGAACGAGGATCTTCATCCGATTCACCACGAACCGCTCTCCGTTGCATACCTCGAAGGGTGGGCCCTCTACACGGAGCGGGTCGCGGACGAGATGGGGCTGTATTCGTCTGATCTCGACCGGGTCGGCATGCTGGCGGCCGACTCGATGCGGGCCTGCCGGTTGGTCGTGGATACCGGCCTCCATGCCCTCGGGTGGTCACGCGAACAAGCGATTCGCTACATGCTCGACCACAGCCCGATGACGCGGACACAGGTCGAGGGCGAAATCGACCGATATGTTGGTGTGCCGGGCCAGGCCCTCGGATACATGATGGGCCGACTCGAAATCGAGGAGATCCGCTCCAACGCGGAGGCACGCCTGGCCGATCGGTTCGACATCAAGGACTTCCACGATGTGGTTCTCGGACACGGCGACGTTCCGATGGAGACCCTCGCCCGGATGGTCGACGAATGGATAGACATGGCCATAGGCCATAGGCCATAG